Proteins from a single region of Paramormyrops kingsleyae isolate MSU_618 chromosome 9, PKINGS_0.4, whole genome shotgun sequence:
- the mboat1 gene encoding lysophospholipid acyltransferase 1: MEQTGIKYKTTGCTWLQSVSEVVGFPLDQVNFLACQSLALLAAFWFRLYLSPQHVSPLVRHAVAALLGMSFIVFCFGWYSLHIFMLVFSCYCIMIKANADNIHRYSLMVAMGYLTICQISRAYIFSYGILSTDFSGPLMILTQKITMLAFQVHDGMCGNPGELTAEQKRLAVPSKPCLLEYLSYNLNFLSVLVGPCSSYKDYVEFIEGRHIRGRLSLANGKQSGQDSWPEPSPMRAVTHKLLVCLVCLFLFLTLTRALPIAHNIDPQFLSEASFMSRLTYAFISVQAARPKFYFAWTLSDAINNAAGYGFKGVDKNGLESWDLISNLNILGIEMATSFKTFIDNWNIQTGVWLKCVCYDRAPRNRMALTFLLSAVWHGVYPGYYFTFLTGIPITQAARIVRRNFRHHFLSSAALKLGYDVLTWAATQLAISYTVMPFLLLATEPSMRFYSSMYFHFHIISILVVISGHLVAGATKRHSYQAHHSNNNVKEN, encoded by the exons ATGGAACAGACAGGCATTAAGTACAAGACGACGGGCTGCACTTGGCTACAAAGTGTCAGCGAAGTCGTGGGGTTCCCTTTGGACCAG GTGAACTTCCTGGCCTGTCAGTCTCTCGCCCTCCTGGCTGCCTTCTGGTTCCGCTTGTACCTGAGCCCCCAGCATGTCAGCCCCCTGGTCCGGCACGCCGTCGCCGCCCTGCTGGGCATGTCTTTCATCGTATTTTGCTTTGGCTG GTACTCATTACATATTTTTATGCTGGTGTTCTCCTGCTACTGCATCATGATCAAAGCAAACGCAGACAACATCCACAG ATACTCTTTGATGGTGGCGATGGGCTACCTCACAATCTGCCAGATCAGCCGTGCCTACATCTTCAGCTATGGCATCCTGTCCACCGACTTCTCCGG GCCCCTGATGATCCTGACCCAGAAGATCACCATGCTGGCCTTTCAGGTGCATGACG GGATGTGTGGAAACCCTGGGGAGCTCACGGCGGAGCAGAAGCGTCTGGCTGTGCC CTCCAAGCCGTGCCTGCTGGAATACCTCAGCTACAACCTCAACTTCCTGAGCGTCCTGGTTGGGCCCTGCAGCAGCTATAAGGACTACGTGGAGTTCATCGAAGGAAGACACATCCGGGGAAGACTGTCGCTGGCCAACGGCAAGCAGAGTGGTCAGGACTCGTGGCCGGAGCCGTCCCCGATG AGGGCTGTCACTCATAAATTACTGGTCTGTCTCGTCTGTTTATTCCTGTTTCTGACCCTCACAAGAGCCCTCCCCATCGCCCACAACATTGACCCCCAATTTCTCAGCGAAGCATCCTTTATGTCAAGGCTGACATACGCCTTCATCTCTGTTCAAGCTGCTAGACCAAAGTTCTACTTCGCATGGACCTTAT CTGACGCCATCAACAATGCTGCTGGTTATGGCTTCAAAGGAGTGGATAAAAATGGACTGGAGTCGTGGGATCTCATTTCCAACCTGAATATCTTGGGGATTGAG ATGGCAACAAGTTTCAAAACGTTTATCGACAACTGGAACATTCAGACAGGAGTCTGGTTGAAGTG CGTGTGCTACGACCGGGCCCCACGGAACCGCATGGCGCTCACCTTCCTGTTGTCGGCCGTTTGGCATGGCGTCTATCCTGGATACTACTTCACCTTTCTCACCGGCATACCCATCACCCAGGCAGCACGGATC GTGAGGAGGAACTTccgacatcacttcctgtcctcTGCGGCGCTGAAGCTTGGCTACGACGTGCTGACCTGGGCAGCAACGCAACTGGCCATCAGCTACACGGTGATGCCCTTCCTGCTGCTGGCGACTGAGCCCTCCATGCGCTTCTACAG ctcCATGTACTTTCACTTTCACATCATCAGCATTCTGGTCGTGATTTCCGGGCACCTCGTCGCGGGGGCCACCAAGCGGCACTCGTACCAGGCCCACCACTCCAACAACAACGTGAAAGAGAACTGA
- the LOC111845238 gene encoding transmembrane protein 65-like: protein MLPRLQRALRPALALRSGLACRAPRGSDLRTAPKTPTPVHSRGLGTHPHKEPMEPLNSPQGAREFIYSLHPTERTCLLRELHRFESIAIAQEKLEMAPPTAAQLRYVLLHNAIPFVGFGFLDNAIMIVAGTQIELSIGVILGISTMAAAALGNLVSDLAGLGLAGYVEALASRLGMQIPDLSPKQADMWQTRVSSHAGKAIGVGIGCVLGMFPLLFFKDDDEQDTKGGDGPKQPLQDSKGVIS from the exons ATGCTGCCCCGCCTGCAGAGAGCCCTGCGACCCGCCCTTGCCCTTCGATCCGGGCTAGCTTGCAGAGCTCCCCGCGGCAGCGACCTCCGCACGGCGCCCAAGACGCCGACCCCCGTGCACAGTCGCGGCTTGGGCACGCACCCCCACAAGGAACCGATGGAGCCGCTGAACTCGCCGCAGGGCGCACGGGAGTTCATCTACAGCCTGCATCCCACGGAGCGGACGTGCCTGCTGCGGGAGCTACACCGCTTCGAGTCCATAGCTATAGCACAAG agaAACTGGAAATGGCCCCTCCAACAGCAGCTCAGCTGAGATACG TACTCCTGCACAACGCCATCCCCTTTGTTGGATTTGGCTTTCTGGACAACGCCATCATGATCGTGGCT GGGACGCAGATTGAGCTGTCCATAGGGGTCATTTTGGGGATCTCCACTATGGCAG CCGCAGCCTTGGGGAATCTGGTGTCAGATCTGGCCGGACTCGG CCTTGCCGGGTACGTAGAGGCCTTGGCCAGCCGACTGGGCATGCAGATCCCCGACCTGTCGCCTAAGCAGGCGGACATGTGGCAGACCAGGGTCAGCTCACACGCG ggaaaaGCCATAGGGGTCGGTATTGGCTGTGTGCTGGGGATGTTCCCCTTACTCTTCTTCAAGGACGACGACGAGCAGGACACGAAAGGGGGTGACGGACCCAAGCAGCCACTGCAGGACTCCAA AGGAGTGATTTCATGA